The Chlamydia trachomatis A/HAR-13 nucleotide sequence CCTGTAGGGCCTTTAGCCGTTTTAGTAGCGACAACACTGGCGAGCTTCTTGTGTGCAGCTTGTGTTTTGTTTATAGCTGCTAAGGATCGGGGATGGATCGCTTCTACAAATAAGTGCTAGGCAAAACTCGAAAAGCAGACTTCCTCTAGGTCTGCTAACTCTTTTAATGACAAGAAACGAAATTTGATAAAGGGATAGGGGGATACATGATCTGCTGTGACAAAGTCTTGTCGAGCGTACAATCAATGCCTGTTATAGATAAATGCTCTGTAACGAAATGCTTACAAACGGCTAAGCAAGCAGCTGTTCTTGCGTTGTCTTTGTTTGCGGTGTTTGCTTCAGGAAGTTTATCCATATTATCAGCGGCGGTACTGTTTAGTGGCACTGCTGCTGTTCTTCCATATCTGCTGATATTAACAACAGCTCTTCTAGGATTTGTTTGTGCTGTTATTGTGCTTTTAAGAAATTTATCAGCAGTTGTTCAGAGTTGTAAAAAGAGATCACCTGAAGAAATTGAAGGGGCTGCTCGTCCCTCTGATCAGCAGGAATCAGGAGGACGTTTGTCCGAGGAGAGCGCTTCACCACAAGCATCTCCTACTTCGTCTACTTTTGGTCTTGAATCCGCTTTGCGCTCAATAGGAGATAGTGTTTCTGGGGCATTCGATGATATAAATAAGGACAACAGCCGTTCTCGATCACACTCCTTCTAAGGATGACATGTGATTCGCGTAGGAAAAAGAGGAGGGAGACCTCCTCTTTTTTTTATTTTGTAGAGTTCCGTTACTATTGGCACCCTGTGTACAGTTAGGATGAGTAGACTAGTTCTGCAGCCTTTTACAGGGTGTTATGTTTTGCATTGCAAAAAGCTCCTAAGACTAGGAGCTTTTTGTAGAGGGTGATGCAGACTTTCTGGGGGAGGAGAGCGTCTCTCTTATCTGGGAACACAGATCTGAGCTCTCTTTTCGTTGTAATGCAATTTGACTGGTAAGAGTTTTAGAAAGTTGTGAAAGTTGTCCAATTTCATCTCGTAAGCTATCACGAATTGTTTTTAATTCTTCAATAACCACTGTTAATGATTGCTGGTTATGCGCTAATCGGCGAACTTCTTCTGCTAATGGGGTTAGGAATCGGATTTCCTCTCTTAATGAGGCAACAGAGCCTTTAAGATCTGCTATGATTTCTTGCGAAAAAAGTTTGCGCATTTCTTCTGTAGAGTTTTTATACTCATCCAAAAGAGATTCAAAACCTTTATAGTTATCTCTAAATCCTTGCAAACAAGAATAAAAATCTTGAGATACAGCAGAGAGGTCTTTAGATGTCGTTGCAAATTCTTTAGATAAATGAAGAAATTCTTTCTGTAGAACGCTCAGCATGAAATTAATTTCTTTTAGAGACCCAACTTCTCTTTGCAGATCCTGGTATAGATGTAGATTAGCGGTTTTCTGTAGATAAAGAGCATTCCCTGCTAATGAGATAATGAATAGGGCAAGAAGAACAATAGTGATTTGTGGAGCGATCAGAAAGCCAACAAGATGTCCCAAAAGAGCTAAAAAGCCTATTGTGCCTATAAGAATTAGGGAGGCAATGGCTGCTATTTTCTTAATTTTGTCCATCAAAGAAGGTTGAGGTACGCGATTGGCTGAGTAGGAAGGTGCAGGGGGAGATGGAGGAGTCACGATTAGAGTAGGCGTTGTCATAGGCACTTTCTCATTTAAAGTTCGCTGAAACCAGATCCTATGGCTTTATATGATAAAAATTCTATGTAAAAACCAGCTTACATGTTTTCTAAAGCATTTGCATTAATATTGTTGACTGGATTAACGATCAATTTCTGCATAGGACAGAGTAGAACATGTTGCATTGGCGATACGAAAGCACTGATTGCTATGGAGGGATTCAAGAAAATTCTTGTCTGCGCAGTGCAGAATCGCTTTGGGGTATGCCTGTCGTGAAATGTATGTAAAGAGAAAAGGAGGATAGAGGGAAACTCTTAGTTCCCCAAAAATAATTGCCATTGTACACTCTCCTTCTTATCGTAGAGAGTTAAAATTTTTGACCACAAGATTGAAGTGTATGTGCGTCATCTCTACAGAAGGAAATGAGAGAAGAGGCCATGAAAAAACAAGGGGTGTTGGTAGCTCCATCTATTATGGGAGCTGACTTAGCTTGCATAGGAAGAGAAGCGCGAAATATAGAAGAGTCCGGAGCAGATCTTATTCATATAGACGTTATGGATGGACATTTTGTTCCCAATATTACTTTTGGTCCCGGAGTTGTTGCTGCGATTAATCGGTCAACAGAGCTATTTCTGGAAGTTCATGCTATGATTTATACGCCTTTTGAATTTGTAGAGGCTTTTGTTAAGGCCGGGGCGGATCGTATCATTGTGCATTTTGAGGCAGCGGAAAATATTAAAGAAATTATTAGCTATATTCAAAAATGCGGAGTGCAAGCAGGGGTAGCTTTCTCTCCAGAGACTTCTATAGAGTTTGTCACATCTTTCATACCTCTATGCGATGTCATCTTGCTTATGTCTGTGCATCCTGGTTTTTGTGGGCAAAAGTTCATTCCTGATACGATAGAAAGAATTCAATTCGTTAAACAAGCTATACAAGTCCTAGGAAGAGAAGGAAGTTGCTTGATTGAAGTTGACGGTGGTATTGATAAAGAGTCTGCACGAGCATGTAGGGAAGCAGGCGCAGATATTTTGGTTGCAGCCTCCTATTTTTTTGAGAAAGACTCTATAAATATGAAAGAAAAAGTTTTGTTACTTCAAGGGGAAGAACATGGTGCTAAGTAGCCAACTCTCGGTAGGGATGTTTATCTCTACAAAAGATGGCCTATACAAAGTAGTTTCTGTTTCGAAAGTCTCAGGAAACAAAGGGGATACTTTTATTAAAGTATCCCTGCAGGCCGCTGGATCAGACGTGACAGTCGAGAGAAATTTTAAAGCGGGGCAAGAGGTCAAAGAAGCTCAGTTTGAGCCAAGAAATTTAGAGTATCTATATCTGGAAGAGGATAAATACCTATTCTTAGACTTAGGGAATTACGATAAGATCTATATTCCAAAAGAAATTATGAAAGACAACGCCATGTTTTTGAAAGCAGGTGTTACCGTCTTTGCTTTAGTGCATCAAGGCACTGTTTTTTCTATGGAGTTACCCCATTTCTTGGAATTAATGGTTGCTAAAACAGATTTCCCTGGAGACTCTTTATCCTTATCAGGAGGAGCCAAAAAAGCCCTTTTGGAAACAGGAGTAGAGGTTTTGGTACCGCCTTTTGTAGAAATAGGAGATGTTATTAAGGTCGATACGCGTACTTGTGAGTATATTCAACGCGTCTAAATTGGGGATAGCATGGATTTAAAGCAGATAGAAAAGCTCATGATTGCTATGGGCCGTAATAAAATGAAGCGCATTGTTATCAAGCGTGAAGGTTTGGAGTTAGAGTTAGAAAGGGATACAGTCCCAAGTATTCAGGAGCCAGTCTTTTATGATAACAGACTGTTTGCTGGATTTTCCCAAGAAAGACCTATTCCTACAGATCAAAACCTTGGGAATCCTATTGTTAAAGAGAGTATCGAGAAGAAAGAAAGTGAGGCGCCTGCTCAGGGAGATTTTATTGTTTCTCCGCTGGTAGGCACTTTTTATGGCTCTCCTTCGCCAGAGGCTCCAGCATTTATTAAGCCTGGGGATACTGTTTCAGAGGATACCGTTGTTTGTATCGTGGAAGCTATGAAGGTAATGAACGAGGTAAAGGCAGGAATGTCTGGTCGCGTAGAAGAAATATTGATTACTAATGGTGATCCAGTCCAGTTTGGTTCTAAGTTATTCCGTATAGTTAAGGCTTAGTTAATGAAGAAAGTATTGATTGCAAATAGAGGCGAGATAGCTGTTCGGATTATTCGAGCATGTCATGATCTAGGATTAGCTACTGTTGCTGTATATTCTATGGCGGATCAAGAAGCTTTGCATGTGCTTCTTGCTGACGAAGCTGTTTGTATTGGAGAAGCTCAGGCAGCAAAATCCTACCTAAAGATCGCCAATATTTTAGCTGCTTGTGAGATTACTGGGGTAGATGCTGTGCATCCTGGTTATGGTTTCTTAAGTGAAAATGCAAACTTTGCTTCTATTTGTGAAAGTTGTGGGCTCACATTTATCGGTCCTAGTGCTGAGTCGATAGCGACTATGGGAGATAAAGTCGCAGCTAAGCAGTTGGCTAAAAAGATTAAGTGCCCTGTAATCCCTGGATCTGAAGGTGTAGTGAAGGATGAGGTGGAAGGGATTAGAATTGCAGAAAAGATCGGATTCCCCATCGTCATCAAAGCTATTGCTGGAGGCGGTGGACGAGGAATACGGATTGTTAGAGAAAAAGACGAATTCTACAGGGCTTTTACTGCCGCTCGGGCTGAAGCAGAAGCGGGATTTAATAATCCTGACGTGTATATTGAAAAATTTATTGAAAATCCAAGACATTTAGAAGTTCAAGTAATTGGAGATAAGCACGGAAATTACGTGTATCTTGGAGAACGAGATTGTACAGTACAAAGGCGTCGGCAAAAATTAATAGAAGAGACTCCAAGTCCTATTTTAACTCCAGAAATGCGAGCTAAAGTTGGAAAAGTAGCAGTGGATTTAGCTCGGAGTGCCGGGTATTTCTCTGTTGGAACAGTAGAATTTCTGTTAGATAAGGAGAAGCGTTTTTATTTCATGGAGATGAATACGCGTATCCAAGTGGAACATACTATTACGGAAGAAGTGACAGGGATCGATTTGTTAAAGGCTCAGATTAGTGTCGCTAAGGGAGAAAAACTGCCTTGGAAGCAAAAGAATATAGAGTTTAAAGGGCACGTGATTCAATGCCGAATCAATGCAGAGGATCCAATTAATAACTTTACTCCTTCCCCTGGTAGATTAGATTATTATCTCCCTCCTGCAGGTCCTGCTGTGCGAGTAGACGGGGCTTGCTACAGTGGTTATGCGATACCTCCTTATTATGATTCCATGATTGCTAAGGTAATCACAAAAGGAAAGAATCGAGAGGAAGCGATAGCCATTATGAAAAGAGCTTTAAAAGAGTTCCATATTGGTGGGGTGCATTCTACAATTCCTTTTCATCAGTTCATGTTGGATAATCCGAAGTTTCTTCTTTCTGATTATGATATTAATTACGTGGACCAGCTTTTAGCGTCTGGTAGCACCTTTTTAAATTTAGCTGATGGCAGCTAACTATTTTTTTTATTATGTAAATCATGATTCAAGAACTTCCCTAAAATATTTTTTCGAAAGAAGTGTAGAAGTGTAAGGCTATTTTTGAAGGCAAAAAGAAAAGAGATCTTTTTGAAATTTTTTCTTTTCTAAATTCTTTAGAAGGCAAATACAGCTGCTTTTTGTTTGGAAAAAATAATCATCAAAATTATAATCATTCCCTCTGATAAGGTGATTTAAGTTATGGAAAAAAGAAAAGATACGAAAACGACCCTAGCTAAGGCTTCGGACGATCGAAACAAAGCCTGGTATGTAGTTAATGCTGAAGGGAAGACCTTAGGGAGATTATCTTCAGAAGTTGCGAAGATCCTGAGAGGTAAGCATAAGGTGACTTTTACTCCTCACGTAGCGATGGGAGATGGTGTCATTGTGATCAATGCTGAGAAAGTGCGTTTGACTGGCGCAAAAAGAGCTCAGAAAGTGTATCACTATTACACAGGCTTTATTTCTGGGATGCGAGAAGTTCCTTTTGAAAACATGATTGCGCGAAAGCCTGCTTATGTTATCGAGCATGCTGTTAAAGGAATGTTGCCTAAAACAAAACTTGGAAGACGTCAAATGAAATCTTTAAGAGTTTTGAAAGGTAGTTCTTACGCACAGTATGAAGCTATCAAACCAATTGTTTTAGACGCGTAATTTGGGGTAATTTGTGACAAAGAATATGATACAAGAGTCTGTTGCAACAGGCAGAAGAAAGCAGGCTGTTTCTAGCGTTCGTCTTCGTTCTGGAAATGGAAAAATTGACGTAAATGGAAAGACTTTAGAGCAATATTTCCCTCTTGAAGTTCAAAGAGCAACCATCTTAGCTCCGCTCAGAATGCTCGGTGATGTCAACAGTTTCGATTTGATTATCCGAGTAAGTGGAGGAGGGGTTCAAGGTCAGGTTATTGCTACTCGATTGGGTTTAGCTAGAGCTGTTCTGCAAGAGAAAGAAGACATGAAGCAAGAATTGAAGGCTCAAGGCTTCTTGACTCGAGATCCTCGTAAGAAAGAGCGTAAAAAATACGGTCGTAAGAAAGCTCGTAAGAGTTTCCAATTCTCCAAACGATAAGCTATTGCTTGTCCATATATTGGAGTGCGTTTCAGAAAAGCCTTCTTTCAAAAGAAGGCTTTTCTATTTTTAGGAACGCCAAAAACAGCTTCTATAGGCGGTTCACCTAATGAGCAGAATAGATTCCCTTTAAAGAAAGCCCTATTTCCTAGGATTACTTTTTCTACTTTCCCTATTTTTTCCGCAGCATGAATGAATTCATGCTCCGAGATTTTCATCATAACATGGTTGATTTGTCCCGTGCTTGCTTTCTTGAGGAAGATAAGTCCTCCTATAGGTAGAGACGAGAAATCTTTTACTGGAGAACAGTCTCTGTATTGATCTCTAGCATTGCGAGGGATATTTCTTCCTGTGACTTGGTAAAGTAGTTGAATATACCCCGAACAATCTACACCATTACGAGGAAGCTGTTTATGAATGCACCGGCCACCCCAAACGTACGGAGTATCTATCAATTGTTCTGCGAAAGAAACTAAATCTCTTAGAGAGAATGAAGAATTTAAAAAACGAATCTCTTTGGTAGAGCAGAAAGCTTTTGCATAGTTACTTCTGGAATTGGAATTTAATAATGCTATGCTAGCAGGAGATAGGGACACTTGATTTTGGTTATCTATGTGGAGCGGAGCGGCAAAAGGTAAGGGGATATGCCAAGGATCTAAAAAAGCTTCTTGAGAGCAGACAACAGCATTAGGAGGCTGCAGTTGGGAAGAGAATAGAGGAATATTCTGTAGAGAGTCGCCAGGGTATGGCTTCCATATAGAAGAAAAGACTAGTTGAGAATAGGCATAGTGTCGATGGTTATGGTTGCATATCCTTTCTCCAAACAGTACTTGCGTCTCTATACCTTCAGCATTCGATAAAAGATCGCAAACAGGAGACAATAAGACTTGGTGCGGCATGGGAGAACCTCGGTAGAGACATCACAAAGAGGACTAAAAAGAGGTTCTTAGTCCTTGTTGAACACGACTATACCAAAGAAATTCTTTTCCGTATTC carries:
- a CDS encoding elongation factor P, which encodes MVLSSQLSVGMFISTKDGLYKVVSVSKVSGNKGDTFIKVSLQAAGSDVTVERNFKAGQEVKEAQFEPRNLEYLYLEEDKYLFLDLGNYDKIYIPKEIMKDNAMFLKAGVTVFALVHQGTVFSMELPHFLELMVAKTDFPGDSLSLSGGAKKALLETGVEVLVPPFVEIGDVIKVDTRTCEYIQRV
- the rpsI gene encoding 30S ribosomal protein S9, with the protein product MIQESVATGRRKQAVSSVRLRSGNGKIDVNGKTLEQYFPLEVQRATILAPLRMLGDVNSFDLIIRVSGGGVQGQVIATRLGLARAVLQEKEDMKQELKAQGFLTRDPRKKERKKYGRKKARKSFQFSKR
- the rpe gene encoding ribulose-phosphate 3-epimerase; translation: MREEAMKKQGVLVAPSIMGADLACIGREARNIEESGADLIHIDVMDGHFVPNITFGPGVVAAINRSTELFLEVHAMIYTPFEFVEAFVKAGADRIIVHFEAAENIKEIISYIQKCGVQAGVAFSPETSIEFVTSFIPLCDVILLMSVHPGFCGQKFIPDTIERIQFVKQAIQVLGREGSCLIEVDGGIDKESARACREAGADILVAASYFFEKDSINMKEKVLLLQGEEHGAK
- the accB gene encoding acetyl-CoA carboxylase biotin carboxyl carrier protein, which codes for MDLKQIEKLMIAMGRNKMKRIVIKREGLELELERDTVPSIQEPVFYDNRLFAGFSQERPIPTDQNLGNPIVKESIEKKESEAPAQGDFIVSPLVGTFYGSPSPEAPAFIKPGDTVSEDTVVCIVEAMKVMNEVKAGMSGRVEEILITNGDPVQFGSKLFRIVKA
- a CDS encoding C40 family peptidase, translated to MPHQVLLSPVCDLLSNAEGIETQVLFGERICNHNHRHYAYSQLVFSSIWKPYPGDSLQNIPLFSSQLQPPNAVVCSQEAFLDPWHIPLPFAAPLHIDNQNQVSLSPASIALLNSNSRSNYAKAFCSTKEIRFLNSSFSLRDLVSFAEQLIDTPYVWGGRCIHKQLPRNGVDCSGYIQLLYQVTGRNIPRNARDQYRDCSPVKDFSSLPIGGLIFLKKASTGQINHVMMKISEHEFIHAAEKIGKVEKVILGNRAFFKGNLFCSLGEPPIEAVFGVPKNRKAFF
- the accC gene encoding acetyl-CoA carboxylase biotin carboxylase subunit, with the translated sequence MKKVLIANRGEIAVRIIRACHDLGLATVAVYSMADQEALHVLLADEAVCIGEAQAAKSYLKIANILAACEITGVDAVHPGYGFLSENANFASICESCGLTFIGPSAESIATMGDKVAAKQLAKKIKCPVIPGSEGVVKDEVEGIRIAEKIGFPIVIKAIAGGGGRGIRIVREKDEFYRAFTAARAEAEAGFNNPDVYIEKFIENPRHLEVQVIGDKHGNYVYLGERDCTVQRRRQKLIEETPSPILTPEMRAKVGKVAVDLARSAGYFSVGTVEFLLDKEKRFYFMEMNTRIQVEHTITEEVTGIDLLKAQISVAKGEKLPWKQKNIEFKGHVIQCRINAEDPINNFTPSPGRLDYYLPPAGPAVRVDGACYSGYAIPPYYDSMIAKVITKGKNREEAIAIMKRALKEFHIGGVHSTIPFHQFMLDNPKFLLSDYDINYVDQLLASGSTFLNLADGS
- the rplM gene encoding 50S ribosomal protein L13, with amino-acid sequence MEKRKDTKTTLAKASDDRNKAWYVVNAEGKTLGRLSSEVAKILRGKHKVTFTPHVAMGDGVIVINAEKVRLTGAKRAQKVYHYYTGFISGMREVPFENMIARKPAYVIEHAVKGMLPKTKLGRRQMKSLRVLKGSSYAQYEAIKPIVLDA
- the incA gene encoding inclusion membrane protein IncA codes for the protein MTTPTLIVTPPSPPAPSYSANRVPQPSLMDKIKKIAAIASLILIGTIGFLALLGHLVGFLIAPQITIVLLALFIISLAGNALYLQKTANLHLYQDLQREVGSLKEINFMLSVLQKEFLHLSKEFATTSKDLSAVSQDFYSCLQGFRDNYKGFESLLDEYKNSTEEMRKLFSQEIIADLKGSVASLREEIRFLTPLAEEVRRLAHNQQSLTVVIEELKTIRDSLRDEIGQLSQLSKTLTSQIALQRKESSDLCSQIRETLSSPRKSASPSTKSS
- the incG gene encoding inclusion membrane protein IncG, with translation MICCDKVLSSVQSMPVIDKCSVTKCLQTAKQAAVLALSLFAVFASGSLSILSAAVLFSGTAAVLPYLLILTTALLGFVCAVIVLLRNLSAVVQSCKKRSPEEIEGAARPSDQQESGGRLSEESASPQASPTSSTFGLESALRSIGDSVSGAFDDINKDNSRSRSHSF